A single window of Toxotes jaculatrix isolate fToxJac2 chromosome 4, fToxJac2.pri, whole genome shotgun sequence DNA harbors:
- the LOC121180731 gene encoding uncharacterized protein LOC121180731 isoform X1, giving the protein MLLEQAGCVFMGFILYISGAHGLENSICALKSSSVNISCSAEHHTPSTKWYTLHLNNSKYVQNEVPADGNRVTYHMSGESNFILTINDLRESDENVYCCSETTHQLGHCWSTRTELHVADTQVKVIPTTEGQKVTLMCSTSCPLTENPEAYIWYKNGEFLYENWSPWYQELVSSEETVRYSCAIKGYEDLRAPEVSVDSVTLTCFSVTYATGRMCPYQKTSVDKPCSITYPREVYVQKTHARSHVTLTCNTSCPLTDPQTAYRWYKKKYVYRYSDSQQLTVSSATAESFACAIKGLEDVHSAEVCIKNNTCWTVNFVNRRICALQGSSVNISSEYTYPDNQQPQSTFWYKIRKMGNDDAEKLTEDPGRVEYHKHQSHHILRLKNLKKSDSAEYTFRLLSENGEWKQSHFTVATLTVTGLKVRMTPSAVVTEGQRVTLTCSTSCPLTDDANYIWYMNSQPLTLPGNQSKHLVLDPVSWQHAGNYSCTVRTHNISSLEETLSVKAPGPTMGIMNAVRLAVVLLISVLLCLWMSASTCHSRS; this is encoded by the exons ATGTTGTTGGAACAAGCCGGATGTGTGTTCATGGGTTTCATCCTATACATCTCAG GGGCTCACGGACTAGAAAATAGCATCTGTGCCTTAAAGAGCTCATCAGTGAATATATCCTGCTCAGCTGAACATCATACTCCAAGCACGAAATGGTACACCTTACACTTGAACAACTCCAAATATGTTCAGAATGAGGTCCCTGCAGACGGAAATCGTGTAACATACCACATGTCTGGAGAAAGTAACTTCATTCTAACCATCAACGAtctgagagagagtgatgaaaaTGTTTACTGCTGCAGTGAAACTACTCACCAACTGGGACACTGCTGGAGCACGAGAACTGAGCTCCATGTTGCAG ACACGCAGGTAAAGGTGATTCCCaccacagagggacagaaagtcACACTCATGTGTAGCACCAGCTGTCCTCTAACTGAAAACCCTGAAGCCTACATCTGGTACAAGAACGGAGAGTTTCTCTATGAGAACTGGTCTCCCTGGTACCAAGAGCTGGTCAGCAGTGAGGAAACCGTCAGATACTCCTGCGCTATCAAAGGCTACGAGGATCTCAGAGCCCCTGAAGTGTCAGTGG aTTCTGTCACTCTGACCTGCTTTAGTGTGACCTATGCTACAGGGAGAATGTGTCCTTATCAGAAGACATCAGTGGATAAGCCGTGCTCCATCACATATCCCAGAG AAGTATATGTTCAGAAGACACATGCGAGGAGCCACGTCACACTGACCTGTAACACCAGCTGTCCTCTGACTGACCCTCAGACTGCTTACAGATGGTacaagaaaaaatatgtttacagatACTCCGACAGTCAACAGCTTACAGTTTCCAGCGCCACAGCTGAAAGCTTCGCCTGTGCGATAAAGGGCCTTGAGGATGTGCACTCTGCTGAAGTCT GTATTAAGAATAACACCTGCTGGACAGTGAATTTTGTCAACAGAAGAATCTGTGCCCTGCAAGGCTCCTCAGTGAACATTTCAAGTGAATACACGTATCCCGACAACCAGCAACCCCAGTCTACCTTTTGGTATAAAATAAGGAAAATGGGCAACGATGATGCTGAAAAGCTAACTGAGGATCCAGGTCGTGTGGAGTATCATAAACATCAGAGCCACCACATCCTGAGACTGAAAAACCTGAAGAAAAGCGACTCAGCAGAATACACATTCAGACTGCTATCAGAGAATGGAGAATGGAAACAGTCACATTTTACTGTAGCTACACTGACTGTCACAG GTCTGAAAGTGAGGATGACTCCTTCTGCAGTGGTGACAGAAGGCCAGAGAgtcacactgacctgcagtACCAGCTGTCCCCTCACGGACGACGCAAATTACATTTGGTACATGAACAGTCAACCTCTGACCCTTCCGGGGAACCAAAGCAAACACCTGGTTTTAGACCCAGTCAGCTGGCAGCATGCAGGAAACTACTCCTGTACCGTCAGAACCCATAACATCAGTTCTTTAGAAGAGACTCTCTCTGTCAAAG CTCCAGGGCCAACAATGGGAATTATGAATGCAGTAAGActggctgttgtgttgttgatcTCAGTTCTCCTCTGCTTGTGGATGAG TGCGTCAACATGTCACTCAAGGTCATAA
- the LOC121180110 gene encoding uncharacterized protein LOC121180110 isoform X2 has product MLLAQVGCMLMGFILYISEVQGQKNSICALKGSAVDLRCSAEHPTSSMKWYAVHWNDSKHVQKELSAGGKHVTYNMSEDGNFTLTINDLRESDENVYCCQENTDTPENCWYNGTNLQVADLQVKVIPTTEGQKVTLMCSTSCPLTENPEAYIWYKNREFLYEDWSPWYQELVSSEEAVRYSCAIKGYEDLRAPEVSVDSVTSACFSVTYAKGKMCSDQQESMQEPCSITYPREVHVQTTPEEDYVVMACKGSCPMAGNQTVYRWYWNKEPFSDCENQHITVFRSYDEFVSCAVKGHEDLHSDDICSSAVNCWINNYVSRRICALEGFSVNISSQYSHSTSSSKITKSWYKIKRPGVDGPEYVSDAGRVEYHGDMKNHHVLRINDLQKKDSAEYIFGFKHDYEKRQQPDLSGAILVVTGLKVTVAPSAVVKEGQRVTLTCSTSCPLTDDTIYTWYFNSRELNLPRNHNKHLVLRSVSWKHAGNYSCAVKALQEISSPEATLTVKGNSVVILNAVKLILLLLILPAVFLYLWMRTKKTLTPTSELSDKVQTGQNDVYENVTLSDINPATQKGPAEQRKDTRKR; this is encoded by the exons ATGCTGTTGGCACAAGTTGGATGTATGCTTATGGGTTTCATCCTGTACATCTCAg AGGTTCAGggacaaaaaaacagcatctgTGCTTTAAAAGGCTCAGCAGTGGATCTGCGCTGCTCAGCTGAACATCCCACTTCAAGCATGAAATGGTACGCTGTACACTGGAATGACTCCAAGCATGTTCAGAAAGAGCTCTCTGCAGGTGGAAAGCATGTGACATACAACATGTCTGAAGACGGTAACTTCACTCTAACAATCAATGATCTGAGAGAGAGCGATGAAAATGTTTACTGCTGCCAAGAGAATACAGACACACCAGAAAACTGCTGGTACAATGGAACTAATCTCCAAGTTGCAG ACCTGCAGGTAAAGGTGATTCCCaccacagagggacagaaagtcACACTCATGTGTAGCACCAGCTGTCCTCTGACTGAAAACCCCGAAGCCTACATCTGGTACAAGAACAGGGAGTTTCTCTATGAGGACTGGTCCCCCTGGTACCAAGAGCTGGTCAGCAGTGAGGAAGCCGTCAGATACTCCTGCGCTATCAAAGGCTACGAGGATCTCAGAGCCCCTGAAGTCTCAGTGG ATTCTGTCACATCGGCCTGCTTTAGTGTGACCTATGCTAAAGGGAAAATGTGCTCTGATCAGCAGGAATCAATGCAGGAGCCTTGCTCCATCACATATCCCAGAG AAGTACATGTTCAAACGACTCCTGAGGAAGACTATGTTGTAATGGCCTGTAAGGGCAGCTGTCCAATGGCTGGCAATCAAACTGTCTATAGGTGGTACTGGAACAAAGAGCCATTCAGTGACTGCGAGAATCAGCACATAACAGTTTTCAGGTCTTATGACGAATTTGTGTCTTGTGCTGTAAAAGGCCATGAAGACCTGCACTCTGATGACATCT GCTCTTCTGCGGTGAACTGTTGGATTAACAATTATGTCAGCAGGAGAATCTGTGCCCTGGAAGGTTTTTCGGTGAACATTTCAAGTCAATACTCACACTCCACAAGCAGTAGTAAGATTACAAAATCATGGTATAAAATAAAGAGGCCTGGTGTGGATGGTCCTGAATATGTGAGCGATGCCGGTCGGGTGGAGTATCACGGCGACATGAAAAACCACCACGTGCTAAGAATCAATGACCTGCAGAAGAAGGACTCAGCAGAATACATATTCGGATTCAAACACGATTATGAAAAACGGCAACAGCCTGATTTATCTGGAGCGATTTTAGTTGTCACAG GCCTGAAAGTGACAGTGGCTCCTTCTGCAGTGGTGAAAGAGGGCCAGAGAgtcacactgacctgcagtACCAGCTGTCCTCTGACTGACGACACAATCTACACTTGGTACTTTAACAGTCGAGAACTGAACCTGCCCAGGAACCACAACAAACACCTGGTTCTACGCTCAGTCAGCTGGAAGCATGCAGGAAACTACTCCTGTGCTGTCAAAGCTCTCCAAGAGATATCTTCACCTGAAGCGACGCTCACTGTCAAAG GGAACTCTGTGGTGATACTGAATGCTGTAAAACTGATTCTTTTATTATTGATCCTGCCTGCTGTATTTCTCTACCTGTGGATGAG GACGAAGAAAACTCTGACCCCCACTTCTGAACTAAGTGACAAAGTACAAACTGGACAG AACGATGTGTATGAGAATGTCACTCTCAGCGACATTAATCCTGCAACCCAGAAGGGACCAGCAGAGCAGCGGAAAGACACTCGGAAACGTTAG
- the LOC121180808 gene encoding uncharacterized protein LOC121180808 — protein MLLAQAGCLFMGFVLHISGVHGRANRMCALKGSSLELPCSAEHLTSSKKWYTLHGKDRGYILSNFSGDGNRVSYNTSEGSNFTLTFNDLRESDENVYCCGPMTEVPGHCWFHRIELQVTDLQVKAIPTTEGQKVTLMCSTSCPLTENPEAYIWYKNGELLYQDWSPWYQELVSSEEDIRYSCAIKGVKNLSAPEMSVDSVTLTCFTVTYANGGMCSYNETSVDEPCSITYPREIYVQRTHIDVEYVRLTCTPGCPLTDSQTAYRWYWNGHLYRYSESQNFTVPFKSSEDSFFCAVKGHEDLRTAEVCSLGHACWNVNYVSRRICALQGSSVNISSENLYPVNLKPFWYKVKNSNKEDAEELSSAGRVKYRDMNGHQILQITNLTRNDSAEYTLRIQTYNNKRKWSIFPGVTLVVSGLKVRMTPSAVVTEGQRVTLTCSTNCPLTGDTTYIWYSNSRPLTLPGNQNKHLVLDPVSWQHAGNYSCAVKNITSPVETLTVQVLGMSIAAINILRLTVAFLIPVPLLVFHVWMRWTRPSW, from the exons ATGTTGCTGGCACAGGCTGGGTGTTTGTTTATGGGCTTCGTCCTGCACATCTCAG GGGTTCATGGAAGAGCAAATAGGATGTGTGCTTTAAAAGGCTCTTCCTTGGAACTGCCCTGCTCAGCTGAACATCTCACCTCAAGCAAGAAATGGTACACTCTGCACGGGAAGGACCGCGGCTACATTCTGAGTAACTTCTCTGGAGATGGAAATCGTGTAAGTTACAACACGTCTGAAGGGAGTAATTTCACTCTAACATTCAACGAcctgagagagagtgatgaaaaTGTTTACTGCTGCGGCCCCATGACTGAGGTCCCAGGGCACTGCTGGTTCCACAGAATTGAGCTCCAAGTTACAG ACCTGCAGGTAAAGGCGATTCCCaccacagagggacagaaagtcACACTGATGTGTAGCACCAGCTGTCCTCTGACTGAAAACCCTGAAGCCTACATCTGGTACAAGAACGGAGAGCTTCTCTATCAGGACTGGTCTCCCTGGTACCAAGAGCTGGTCAGCAGTGAGGAAGACATCAGATACTCCTGTGCTATCAAAGGCGTCAAGAATCTCAGTGCCCCTGAAATGTCAGTGG ATTCCGTCACACTGACCTGCTTTACTGTGACCTACGCTAACGGGGGAATGTGTTCTTATAACGAGACATCAGTGGATGAGCCCTGCTCCATCACATATCCCAGAG AAATATATGTTCAAAGGACACATATAGATGTGGAATATGTCAGACTGACCTGCACCCCCGGCTGTCCTCTAACTGACTCTCAAACCGCCTATAGGTGGTACTGGAACGGCCATCTTTACAGATACTCAGAGAGTCAAAACTTTACAGTTCCCTTTAAGAGCTCTGAGGACAGCTTCTTCTGTGCTGTAAAAGGCCACGAGGATCTGCGCACGGCTGAAGTCT GTTCTCTGGGTCACGCCTGCTGGAATGTGAATTATGTCAGCAGAAGAATCTGTGCCCTGCAAGGCTCTTCAGTCAACATTTCAAGCGAAAACTTGTATCCTGTAAATCTGAAGCCATTTTGGTATAAAGTGAAGAACAGCAATAAGGAGGATGCTGAAGAGCTGAGCAGCGCTGGTCGTGTCAAGTACCGTGACATGAATGGACACCAAATCCTGCAAATCACAAACCTAACGAGGAATGACTCAGCAGAATATACACTCAGAATCCAGACGTATAACAACAAACGGAAGTGGTCTATTTTTCCTGGGGTGACTTTGGTTGTCTCAG GCCTGAAAGTGAGGATGACTCCTTCTGCTGTGGTGACAGAGGGCCAGAGAgtcacactgacctgcagtACCAACTGTCCTCTGACCGGCGATACAACCTACATTTGGTACTCGAACAGTCGACCTCTGACCCTGCCAGggaaccaaaacaaacacctggTTTTAGACCCAGTCAGCTGGCAGCATGCAGGAAACTACTCCTGTGCtgtcaaaaatatcacatcCCCTGTAGAGACTCTGACTGTTCAAG TTCTTGGGATGTCAATAGCAGCAATTAATATATTACGACTGACTGTTGCATTTCTGATCCCAGTTCCTCTACTTGTCTTCCACGTGTGGATGAG ATGGACTCGTCCAAGTTGGTAA
- the LOC121180730 gene encoding uncharacterized protein LOC121180730 produces MFSTKLEYAFVCFILYIPGLWGQANSVCALRGSSVDLHCSAEHPTTSMKWYTVHWEDYEVVQNELSLENCVTYKMYVYSNFTLTINDLRESDENVYCCKENTDTPEHCWSKGTKLQVADLQVKVIPTTEGQKVTLMCSTSCPLTENPEAYIWYKNGELLYEDWSPWYQELVSSEEAVRYSCAIKGYEDLRAPEVSVDSITSTCFSVTYAKGKMCSYQQKSEDRPCSNTYPREIHVQKTPATGYVILNCTTSCPLPDPQTAYTWYQDGILNMYSEIQQFAVSLSTKRLSCAINGHEDLLSAEVCADDKNCWSVNYVSRRICALQGSSVNISSKYSYPDHRQPTFKCWYKLQQSGKEDAKNVIKPAGRVEHHDDMKNLHILRITELRKTDSAKYTFKLLPKDGGQKQSDLHGVTLVITGLKVTFTPSAVVAEGQRVTLTCSTSCPLPDDTTYIWYMNSQPLTLQENQSKHLVLDPVSSQHAGNYTCSIETHIQISSYERTLTVQALWNSMAIINAVRLTVVLLVPIPLLLFHLWMRKKKTQPCDAEPNYKRSARKQRTHQS; encoded by the exons ATGTTCTCGACTAAACTTGAATATGCGTTCGTGTGTTTCATCTTGTACATCCCAG GACTCTGGGGACAAGCAAACAGCGTCTGTGCTTTACGAGGCTCATCCGTGGATCTGCACTGCTCAGCTGAACATCCCACTACAAGCATGAAATGGTACACTGTACACTGGGAAGACTATGAAGTTGTTCAGAATGAGCTTTCACTTGAAAATTGTGTGACATACAAGATGTATGTGTACAGTAACTTTACCCTAACGATCAATGAtctgagagagagtgatgaaaaTGTTTACTGCTGCAAAGAGAATACAGACACACCAGAACACTGCTGGTCCAAAGGAACTAAGCTCCAAGTTGCAG ACCTGCAGGTAAAGGTGATTCCCaccacagagggacagaaagtcACACTCATGTGTAGCACCAGCTGTCCTCTGACTGAAAACCCTGAAGCCTACATCTGGTACAAGAACGGAGAGCTTCTCTATGAGGACTGGTCTCCCTGGTACCAAGAGCTGGTCAGCAGTGAGGAGGCCGTCAGATACTCCTGCGCTATCAAAGGCTACGAGGATCTCAGAGCCCCTGAAGTGTCAGTGG ATTCCATCACATCAACCTGCTTTAGTGTGACCTATGCTAAAGGGAAAATGTGTTCTTATCAGCAGAAATCAGAGGATAGGCCCTGCTCCAACACATATCCCAGAG AAATACATGTTCAAAAGACACCTGCAACAGGTTATGTCATACTGAATTGCACCACCAGCTGTCCTCTGCCTGACCCTCAAACTGCCTATACATGGTACCAAGATGGAATCTTAAACATGTACTCTGAAATTCAACAGTTTGCAGTTTCCCTCTCTACTAAAAGATTATCCTGTGCTATAAACGGCCATGAGGATCTGCTCTCTGCTGAAGTCT GTGCTGATGATAAGAACTGCTGGAGTGTGAATTATGTCAGCAGGAGGATCTGTGCTCTGCAAGGCTCGTCGGTGAACATCTCAAGTAAATACTCGTATCCTGACCACCGGCAGCCCACGTTTAAATGTTGGTATAAACTCCAGCAAAGTGGTAAGGAGGATGCTAAAAATGTGATCAAGCCTGCAGGTCGTGTGGAGCATCATGACGACATGAAGAACCTCCACATCCTGAGAATTACAGAGCTGAGAAAAACTGACTCTGCAAAATACACATTCAAACTCCTACCAAAGGATGGAGGACAAAAACAGTCGGATTTACATGGAGTGACTTTGGTAATCACAG GCCTGAAGGTGACGTTTACTCCTTCTGCGGTGGTGGCCGAGGGCCAGAGAgtcacactgacctgcagtACCAGCTGTCCCCTCCCTGACGACACAACCTACATTTGGTATATGAACAGTCAACCTCTGACCCTGCAAGAGAACCAAAGCAAACACCTGGTTCTGGACCCAGTCAGCAGTCAGCATGCAGGAAACTACACCTGTTCTATCGAAACCCACATACAAATCAGCTCGTATGAGAGGACTCTCACTGTTCAGG ctctctggaACTCAATGGCAATCATTAACGCAGTGAGACTGACTGTTGTATTACTGGTCCCGATTCCTCTACTTCTCTTCCACCTGTGGATGAG GAAGAAGAAAACTCAGCCCTGCGACGCTGAGCCAAATTACAAAAG ATCAGCTCGTAAGCAGAGAACACATCAGTCCTGA
- the LOC121180110 gene encoding uncharacterized protein LOC121180110 isoform X1, whose amino-acid sequence MLLAQVGCMLMGFILYISEVQGQKNSICALKGSAVDLRCSAEHPTSSMKWYAVHWNDSKHVQKELSAGGKHVTYNMSEDGNFTLTINDLRESDENVYCCQENTDTPENCWYNGTNLQVADLQVKVIPTTEGQKVTLMCSTSCPLTENPEAYIWYKNREFLYEDWSPWYQELVSSEEAVRYSCAIKGYEDLRAPEVSVDSVTSACFSVTYAKGKMCSDQQESMQEPCSITYPREVHVQTTPEEDYVVMACKGSCPMAGNQTVYRWYWNKEPFSDCENQHITVFRSYDEFVSCAVKGHEDLHSDDICSSAVNCWINNYVSRRICALEGFSVNISSQYSHSTSSSKITKSWYKIKRPGVDGPEYVSDAGRVEYHGDMKNHHVLRINDLQKKDSAEYIFGFKHDYEKRQQPDLSGAILVVTGLKVTVAPSAVVKEGQRVTLTCSTSCPLTDDTIYTWYFNSRELNLPRNHNKHLVLRSVSWKHAGNYSCAVKALQEISSPEATLTVKGNSVVILNAVKLILLLLILPAVFLYLWMRTKKTLTPTSELSDKVQTGQKNDVYENVTLSDINPATQKGPAEQRKDTRKR is encoded by the exons ATGCTGTTGGCACAAGTTGGATGTATGCTTATGGGTTTCATCCTGTACATCTCAg AGGTTCAGggacaaaaaaacagcatctgTGCTTTAAAAGGCTCAGCAGTGGATCTGCGCTGCTCAGCTGAACATCCCACTTCAAGCATGAAATGGTACGCTGTACACTGGAATGACTCCAAGCATGTTCAGAAAGAGCTCTCTGCAGGTGGAAAGCATGTGACATACAACATGTCTGAAGACGGTAACTTCACTCTAACAATCAATGATCTGAGAGAGAGCGATGAAAATGTTTACTGCTGCCAAGAGAATACAGACACACCAGAAAACTGCTGGTACAATGGAACTAATCTCCAAGTTGCAG ACCTGCAGGTAAAGGTGATTCCCaccacagagggacagaaagtcACACTCATGTGTAGCACCAGCTGTCCTCTGACTGAAAACCCCGAAGCCTACATCTGGTACAAGAACAGGGAGTTTCTCTATGAGGACTGGTCCCCCTGGTACCAAGAGCTGGTCAGCAGTGAGGAAGCCGTCAGATACTCCTGCGCTATCAAAGGCTACGAGGATCTCAGAGCCCCTGAAGTCTCAGTGG ATTCTGTCACATCGGCCTGCTTTAGTGTGACCTATGCTAAAGGGAAAATGTGCTCTGATCAGCAGGAATCAATGCAGGAGCCTTGCTCCATCACATATCCCAGAG AAGTACATGTTCAAACGACTCCTGAGGAAGACTATGTTGTAATGGCCTGTAAGGGCAGCTGTCCAATGGCTGGCAATCAAACTGTCTATAGGTGGTACTGGAACAAAGAGCCATTCAGTGACTGCGAGAATCAGCACATAACAGTTTTCAGGTCTTATGACGAATTTGTGTCTTGTGCTGTAAAAGGCCATGAAGACCTGCACTCTGATGACATCT GCTCTTCTGCGGTGAACTGTTGGATTAACAATTATGTCAGCAGGAGAATCTGTGCCCTGGAAGGTTTTTCGGTGAACATTTCAAGTCAATACTCACACTCCACAAGCAGTAGTAAGATTACAAAATCATGGTATAAAATAAAGAGGCCTGGTGTGGATGGTCCTGAATATGTGAGCGATGCCGGTCGGGTGGAGTATCACGGCGACATGAAAAACCACCACGTGCTAAGAATCAATGACCTGCAGAAGAAGGACTCAGCAGAATACATATTCGGATTCAAACACGATTATGAAAAACGGCAACAGCCTGATTTATCTGGAGCGATTTTAGTTGTCACAG GCCTGAAAGTGACAGTGGCTCCTTCTGCAGTGGTGAAAGAGGGCCAGAGAgtcacactgacctgcagtACCAGCTGTCCTCTGACTGACGACACAATCTACACTTGGTACTTTAACAGTCGAGAACTGAACCTGCCCAGGAACCACAACAAACACCTGGTTCTACGCTCAGTCAGCTGGAAGCATGCAGGAAACTACTCCTGTGCTGTCAAAGCTCTCCAAGAGATATCTTCACCTGAAGCGACGCTCACTGTCAAAG GGAACTCTGTGGTGATACTGAATGCTGTAAAACTGATTCTTTTATTATTGATCCTGCCTGCTGTATTTCTCTACCTGTGGATGAG GACGAAGAAAACTCTGACCCCCACTTCTGAACTAAGTGACAAAGTACAAACTGGACAG AAGAACGATGTGTATGAGAATGTCACTCTCAGCGACATTAATCCTGCAACCCAGAAGGGACCAGCAGAGCAGCGGAAAGACACTCGGAAACGTTAG
- the LOC121180731 gene encoding uncharacterized protein LOC121180731 isoform X2 translates to MLLEQAGCVFMGFILYISDTQVKVIPTTEGQKVTLMCSTSCPLTENPEAYIWYKNGEFLYENWSPWYQELVSSEETVRYSCAIKGYEDLRAPEVSVDSVTLTCFSVTYATGRMCPYQKTSVDKPCSITYPREVYVQKTHARSHVTLTCNTSCPLTDPQTAYRWYKKKYVYRYSDSQQLTVSSATAESFACAIKGLEDVHSAEVCIKNNTCWTVNFVNRRICALQGSSVNISSEYTYPDNQQPQSTFWYKIRKMGNDDAEKLTEDPGRVEYHKHQSHHILRLKNLKKSDSAEYTFRLLSENGEWKQSHFTVATLTVTGLKVRMTPSAVVTEGQRVTLTCSTSCPLTDDANYIWYMNSQPLTLPGNQSKHLVLDPVSWQHAGNYSCTVRTHNISSLEETLSVKAPGPTMGIMNAVRLAVVLLISVLLCLWMSASTCHSRS, encoded by the exons ATGTTGTTGGAACAAGCCGGATGTGTGTTCATGGGTTTCATCCTATACATCTCAG ACACGCAGGTAAAGGTGATTCCCaccacagagggacagaaagtcACACTCATGTGTAGCACCAGCTGTCCTCTAACTGAAAACCCTGAAGCCTACATCTGGTACAAGAACGGAGAGTTTCTCTATGAGAACTGGTCTCCCTGGTACCAAGAGCTGGTCAGCAGTGAGGAAACCGTCAGATACTCCTGCGCTATCAAAGGCTACGAGGATCTCAGAGCCCCTGAAGTGTCAGTGG aTTCTGTCACTCTGACCTGCTTTAGTGTGACCTATGCTACAGGGAGAATGTGTCCTTATCAGAAGACATCAGTGGATAAGCCGTGCTCCATCACATATCCCAGAG AAGTATATGTTCAGAAGACACATGCGAGGAGCCACGTCACACTGACCTGTAACACCAGCTGTCCTCTGACTGACCCTCAGACTGCTTACAGATGGTacaagaaaaaatatgtttacagatACTCCGACAGTCAACAGCTTACAGTTTCCAGCGCCACAGCTGAAAGCTTCGCCTGTGCGATAAAGGGCCTTGAGGATGTGCACTCTGCTGAAGTCT GTATTAAGAATAACACCTGCTGGACAGTGAATTTTGTCAACAGAAGAATCTGTGCCCTGCAAGGCTCCTCAGTGAACATTTCAAGTGAATACACGTATCCCGACAACCAGCAACCCCAGTCTACCTTTTGGTATAAAATAAGGAAAATGGGCAACGATGATGCTGAAAAGCTAACTGAGGATCCAGGTCGTGTGGAGTATCATAAACATCAGAGCCACCACATCCTGAGACTGAAAAACCTGAAGAAAAGCGACTCAGCAGAATACACATTCAGACTGCTATCAGAGAATGGAGAATGGAAACAGTCACATTTTACTGTAGCTACACTGACTGTCACAG GTCTGAAAGTGAGGATGACTCCTTCTGCAGTGGTGACAGAAGGCCAGAGAgtcacactgacctgcagtACCAGCTGTCCCCTCACGGACGACGCAAATTACATTTGGTACATGAACAGTCAACCTCTGACCCTTCCGGGGAACCAAAGCAAACACCTGGTTTTAGACCCAGTCAGCTGGCAGCATGCAGGAAACTACTCCTGTACCGTCAGAACCCATAACATCAGTTCTTTAGAAGAGACTCTCTCTGTCAAAG CTCCAGGGCCAACAATGGGAATTATGAATGCAGTAAGActggctgttgtgttgttgatcTCAGTTCTCCTCTGCTTGTGGATGAG TGCGTCAACATGTCACTCAAGGTCATAA